The Catenuloplanes niger genome includes a window with the following:
- a CDS encoding ATP-binding protein, which yields MTVDHGSDQRGAGFADLLRARRATAGMTQADLAAAAGIGVRTVRDLERGRASRPQRTTVELIATALSLAGRERADFLAAARGRPAVPEPPVPPRNGLPPPVELIGRDTEVADVAELITASGPPGVVTLVGLAGVGKTSLGLAVAERVAAAHPGGTAGIVITELSSGSDVLAQLAAVLGVARAADLRTRLRGERTFVMIDGVERSPDAVADALHWLIESAPNLRVLATGRHPIGLPGEHVRPVGPLETPPPDAPARPDEIAAYPAAALFLARLRQVRRDPITDEEAVALGALLRRLGGLPLALELAAARGRLLDIDEILQRYGDRVLDLSGRPGSRPSTDVTLRDAAAASYRLLEPDERAGLRRLAAFRHRWSVRLAAAILSDDDAEPADPLPLLDRLLELGLLGVRGAGPYRFRLVDVVRELAEERAVARGEASAIRTRHAAVFARLAERTAPQLAGHDLTDGINRLDEISGDLWAALAHAAGDDPHTALRIAAALPRWWRFRGRDVVGRHWLRRLLADPRTEDADPRVRAWAQVGLGRLALEHGAGAEELPAVTGALTEFQRHGEVAGELAARNVLCALWMTVGGYDEARRHGEAALTLATRLDRPRDMTVAQNNLTWHEIRAGDLRAARRRLAAVDRLAAQQGDDRLRALAMANLAEVSRLGGRYTEAQSLGRRAIEVLERHGDPGHRRRLLGTIGIAAAQAGDAETAGRILAELREPAGVPDDPDARRPAVTEGQIAMIEAYLAAGRGERELAAEWFTAAADSHSGGHDLRDVAEALVGLAASTDDGQQRTSVLARLAEVCKLGGITLLPTERERSGVT from the coding sequence ATGACCGTGGATCATGGCTCTGACCAGCGTGGAGCCGGCTTTGCCGACCTGCTGCGGGCACGGCGGGCCACCGCGGGCATGACCCAGGCCGACCTGGCCGCCGCGGCCGGCATCGGCGTGCGCACGGTCCGTGATCTCGAACGTGGCCGGGCGTCCCGGCCACAGCGCACCACGGTGGAGCTGATCGCCACCGCGCTCTCGCTCGCCGGCCGGGAACGCGCCGACTTCCTCGCGGCCGCCCGCGGCCGGCCCGCGGTGCCCGAACCGCCGGTGCCGCCGCGCAACGGGCTGCCGCCGCCGGTCGAACTGATCGGCCGGGACACCGAGGTCGCGGACGTGGCGGAGCTGATCACCGCGTCCGGCCCACCCGGCGTGGTGACGCTGGTCGGCCTGGCCGGGGTGGGCAAGACCAGCCTCGGCCTCGCGGTCGCCGAACGCGTCGCCGCCGCGCACCCCGGCGGCACGGCCGGCATCGTGATCACCGAGCTGTCCAGCGGCAGCGACGTCCTGGCCCAGCTGGCCGCGGTGCTCGGCGTGGCCCGCGCGGCCGACCTGCGCACCCGGCTGCGCGGCGAGCGCACGTTCGTGATGATCGACGGCGTCGAGCGCTCACCGGACGCGGTCGCGGACGCGCTGCACTGGCTGATCGAGTCCGCGCCGAACCTGCGCGTGCTGGCCACCGGCCGGCACCCGATCGGGCTGCCCGGCGAGCACGTCCGCCCGGTCGGCCCGCTGGAGACGCCGCCCCCGGACGCGCCGGCCCGCCCGGACGAGATCGCCGCCTACCCCGCGGCCGCGCTGTTCCTGGCCCGGCTCCGGCAGGTGCGCCGCGACCCGATCACGGACGAGGAGGCGGTCGCGCTCGGTGCGTTGCTGCGCCGGCTCGGCGGACTACCGCTCGCGCTGGAACTGGCCGCCGCCCGGGGCCGGCTGCTCGACATCGACGAGATCCTGCAGCGGTACGGCGACCGGGTGCTCGACCTGTCCGGCCGGCCCGGCAGCCGCCCGTCCACCGACGTCACGCTGCGCGACGCGGCCGCCGCCAGCTACCGGCTGCTGGAACCGGACGAGCGCGCGGGCCTGCGCCGGCTCGCCGCGTTCCGCCACCGCTGGTCGGTGCGCCTGGCCGCGGCGATCCTGTCCGACGACGACGCCGAGCCGGCCGACCCGCTGCCGCTGCTCGACCGGCTGCTGGAGCTGGGTCTGCTCGGCGTGCGCGGTGCCGGCCCGTACCGGTTCCGGCTCGTCGACGTGGTCCGCGAGCTCGCGGAGGAACGCGCCGTCGCGCGCGGCGAGGCGTCCGCGATCCGCACCCGGCACGCGGCCGTGTTCGCCCGGCTGGCCGAACGCACCGCGCCGCAACTGGCCGGGCACGACCTGACCGACGGCATCAACCGGCTGGACGAGATCTCCGGTGACCTGTGGGCCGCGCTGGCCCACGCCGCCGGCGACGATCCGCACACCGCGCTGCGGATCGCGGCCGCACTGCCCCGGTGGTGGCGGTTCCGCGGCCGCGACGTGGTGGGCCGGCACTGGCTGCGCCGCCTGCTCGCGGACCCGCGCACCGAGGACGCGGACCCCCGGGTCCGGGCGTGGGCGCAGGTCGGGCTGGGCCGGCTCGCGCTGGAACACGGCGCCGGCGCGGAGGAACTGCCGGCCGTGACCGGCGCGCTCACCGAATTCCAGCGCCACGGCGAGGTGGCCGGCGAGCTCGCGGCCCGCAACGTGCTCTGCGCCCTGTGGATGACCGTCGGCGGGTACGACGAGGCCCGCCGGCACGGCGAGGCCGCGCTCACGCTCGCCACCCGGCTGGACCGGCCACGCGACATGACGGTCGCGCAGAACAACCTGACCTGGCACGAGATCCGGGCCGGCGACCTGCGCGCGGCCCGGCGCCGGCTCGCCGCGGTCGACCGACTGGCCGCGCAACAGGGCGACGACCGGCTGCGCGCGCTCGCGATGGCGAACCTGGCCGAGGTGAGCCGGCTCGGCGGCCGGTACACGGAGGCGCAGTCACTCGGCCGCCGCGCGATCGAGGTGCTGGAACGGCACGGCGACCCCGGCCACCGGCGGCGGCTGCTCGGCACGATCGGGATCGCGGCCGCGCAGGCCGGCGACGCGGAGACGGCCGGCCGGATCCTGGCCGAGCTGCGCGAGCCGGCCGGTGTGCCGGACGACCCGGACGCGCGGCGGCCCGCCGTCACCGAGGGACAGATCGCGATGATCGAGGCCTACCTGGCGGCCGGGCGCGGCGAACGCGAACTGGCCGCGGAGTGGTTCACGGCCGCGGCGGACTCGCACAGCGGCGGCCACGACCTGCGCGATGTGGCGGAGGCGCTGGTCGGGCTGGCGGCGAGCACGGACGACGGACAACAGCGCACATCCGTGCTGGCCCGGCTGGCCGAGGTGTGCAAGCTCGGCGGCATCACGCTGCTGCCCACCGAACGCGAGCGCAGCGGAGTGACCTGA